One Halobaculum roseum DNA segment encodes these proteins:
- the gfcR gene encoding transcriptional regulator GfcR, translating into MKNVDDLIDDAAELAERGLSKGEIADELNVSRETASWLVDRSGATPGDAAGTDDAGATGPSGPQDIHVDWSAIGRDSKRLTHVGRAMADLLAKEGEEVDLTVGIEKAGTPLATTIARELDTDMAAYAPAKHQWEEGDLDQTGGGFSRNFATIRGRECFVVDDTVTSGTTLTETVEAVQAEGGKPKACVVIVDKQGLDEVSGVPVYSLINVVGVGRD; encoded by the coding sequence ATGAAGAACGTCGACGACCTCATCGACGACGCGGCGGAGCTGGCAGAACGCGGGCTCTCGAAGGGCGAGATCGCCGACGAGCTGAACGTCTCCCGGGAGACGGCCTCCTGGCTCGTGGACCGCTCGGGCGCGACCCCCGGCGACGCCGCGGGAACCGACGACGCGGGCGCGACCGGCCCCTCGGGCCCGCAGGACATCCACGTCGACTGGTCGGCGATCGGCCGCGACTCCAAGCGACTCACCCACGTCGGCCGGGCGATGGCCGACCTGCTCGCCAAGGAGGGCGAGGAGGTCGACCTCACCGTCGGCATCGAGAAGGCCGGCACGCCGCTGGCGACGACGATCGCGCGCGAACTCGACACGGACATGGCGGCGTACGCCCCCGCGAAACACCAGTGGGAGGAGGGCGACCTCGACCAGACCGGCGGCGGCTTCTCGCGTAACTTCGCGACGATCCGCGGGCGGGAGTGCTTCGTCGTCGACGACACCGTCACCTCCGGCACGACGCTCACGGAGACGGTCGAGGCGGTGCAAGCGGAGGGCGGCAAGCCCAAGGCGTGCGTCGTCATCGTCGACAAGCAGGGACTCGACGAGGTCTCCGGCGTCCCCGTCTACTCGCTGATCAACGTCGTCGGCGTCGGTCGCGACTAG
- a CDS encoding Rpp14/Pop5 family protein: MKHLPKHLRPRWRYLVVGLESWPDADLSRGPFQREVWYAAQNLLGDPGSADADLTVVRFRFEAGRGAAIVRARRGEVERARAALACIDAVDGHPVGVRVRGVSGTIRAGEESYLRDAGGFVDESTVELTADDASGPGRRCRDGAVDVSTPSGYVGATDADTSRPGLSDPDDDAAPDDH, translated from the coding sequence GTGAAGCACCTCCCCAAGCACCTCCGGCCCCGGTGGCGCTACCTCGTCGTCGGGCTGGAGTCGTGGCCCGACGCCGACCTCTCGCGGGGGCCGTTCCAGCGCGAGGTGTGGTACGCCGCCCAGAACCTCCTGGGCGACCCCGGGAGCGCGGACGCCGACCTGACGGTCGTCCGGTTCCGGTTCGAGGCGGGCCGCGGCGCGGCGATCGTCCGCGCTCGCCGCGGCGAGGTCGAGCGCGCGCGGGCGGCGCTGGCGTGCATCGACGCGGTCGACGGTCACCCGGTCGGCGTGCGCGTACGCGGCGTCTCGGGGACGATACGGGCCGGTGAGGAAAGCTATTTACGCGACGCGGGCGGATTCGTGGACGAGAGTACGGTCGAACTCACGGCCGACGACGCGAGCGGACCCGGCCGTCGTTGCCGCGACGGCGCGGTCGACGTCTCGACGCCGTCGGGGTACGTGGGCGCGACCGACGCAGACACTTCCCGACCGGGGCTGTCCGACCCGGACGACGACGCGGCCCCGGACGATCACTGA
- the psmA gene encoding archaeal proteasome endopeptidase complex subunit alpha → MQGQSQQQAYDRGITIFSPDGRLYQVEYAREAVKRGTASVGVRTTDGIVLAADKRSRSELMEPASVEKLHKIDDHVGIASAGHVADARQLIDFARRQAQVNRLRYGEEMGIETLTKTVTDHIQQYTQVGGARPFGVALIVGGIENGEPRLFETDPSGTPYEWKALSIGANRADVRERLEEGYSDELSMEEGIDLALAALAESGDDEGLEPDGVGLATIGVDDEVYVDHDAASIEGYLDEFGYLAEDDEGAEDDAPDE, encoded by the coding sequence ATGCAGGGACAATCCCAACAACAGGCGTACGACCGGGGGATCACCATCTTCTCCCCGGACGGTCGCCTCTATCAGGTCGAGTACGCGCGAGAGGCAGTCAAACGAGGCACGGCGAGCGTCGGGGTCCGCACGACCGACGGCATCGTGCTTGCGGCGGACAAGCGGTCGCGCTCGGAGCTGATGGAGCCCGCCTCCGTCGAGAAGCTCCACAAGATAGACGACCACGTCGGCATCGCCAGCGCGGGCCACGTTGCCGACGCCCGACAGCTCATCGACTTCGCCCGCCGGCAGGCGCAGGTGAACCGCCTCCGCTACGGCGAGGAGATGGGCATCGAGACGCTGACGAAGACCGTCACCGACCACATCCAGCAGTACACGCAGGTCGGGGGCGCGCGCCCGTTCGGCGTCGCGCTCATCGTCGGCGGCATCGAGAACGGCGAGCCCCGCCTGTTCGAGACGGACCCCTCGGGTACCCCGTACGAGTGGAAGGCGCTCTCGATCGGCGCGAACCGCGCGGACGTACGCGAGCGCCTCGAGGAGGGCTACAGCGACGAACTCTCCATGGAGGAGGGGATCGATCTCGCGCTCGCCGCGCTGGCGGAGTCCGGCGACGACGAGGGGCTCGAACCCGACGGCGTCGGCCTCGCGACGATCGGCGTCGACGACGAGGTGTACGTCGACCACGACGCCGCCTCGATCGAGGGCTACCTCGACGAGTTCGGCTACCTGGCCGAGGACGACGAGGGCGCCGAGGACGACGCTCCCGACGAATAA
- a CDS encoding glucose 1-dehydrogenase, protein MKAIAVRRGEETPSVLEKPRPDPAEGEALVRTLRVGVDGTDHEVIAGSHGGYPEGEDHIVLGHEAVGVVVDPNGTGLSAGDVVVPTVRRRPNGSNDYFARGEPDMAPEGFYHERGIDGAHGFMSEYFTSPAEHLVHCPPELAELGFLVEPASITEKAIEHARASRSAFEWDPESAFVLGNGSLGLLTVAMLQASFDRLYCLGRRDRPDPTIDIIDELGATYVDSRETPVDEVPDVYEPMDFVYEATGYAKHAFETVEALAPNGVGALLGVPSDWEFEVDGGALHRELVLHNKALVGSVNSNVRHFERGVESVAALPEWFTDDLVTGVYGLDEFERAFDDDDTTIKTAVEFGSR, encoded by the coding sequence ATGAAAGCCATCGCCGTTCGCCGGGGGGAGGAGACCCCGTCCGTACTCGAGAAGCCGAGACCGGACCCGGCCGAGGGGGAGGCGCTCGTCCGGACGCTCCGCGTCGGCGTCGACGGGACTGACCACGAGGTCATCGCCGGCAGCCACGGCGGCTACCCCGAGGGGGAGGACCACATCGTCCTGGGCCACGAGGCCGTCGGCGTCGTCGTCGACCCGAACGGGACCGGGCTCTCGGCGGGCGACGTGGTCGTGCCGACCGTCCGACGGCGACCGAACGGCTCGAACGACTACTTCGCCCGCGGCGAGCCGGACATGGCGCCCGAGGGGTTCTACCACGAGCGCGGCATCGACGGCGCCCACGGGTTCATGTCCGAGTACTTCACCAGCCCCGCCGAGCACCTCGTGCACTGCCCGCCCGAACTCGCGGAGCTGGGCTTCCTCGTCGAGCCGGCGTCGATCACGGAGAAGGCGATCGAACACGCGCGGGCGAGCCGGTCGGCGTTCGAGTGGGACCCCGAGTCCGCATTCGTGCTCGGCAACGGGAGCCTCGGGCTGCTCACCGTGGCGATGCTGCAGGCGTCGTTCGACCGCCTCTACTGCCTGGGGCGGCGCGACCGCCCGGACCCGACGATCGACATCATCGACGAGCTGGGCGCGACGTACGTCGACTCCCGCGAGACGCCCGTCGACGAGGTGCCCGACGTCTACGAGCCGATGGACTTCGTGTACGAGGCGACCGGGTACGCGAAACACGCCTTCGAGACGGTCGAGGCGCTGGCGCCCAACGGCGTCGGCGCGCTGCTCGGCGTCCCGAGCGACTGGGAGTTCGAGGTCGACGGCGGCGCGCTCCACCGGGAGCTGGTCCTCCACAACAAGGCGCTCGTCGGCTCGGTGAACTCGAACGTCCGCCACTTCGAACGGGGTGTCGAGTCCGTCGCGGCCCTGCCGGAGTGGTTCACCGACGATCTGGTGACGGGCGTGTACGGCCTCGACGAGTTCGAGCGGGCGTTCGACGACGACGACACCACTATCAAGACGGCCGTGGAATTCGGGTCACGATGA
- a CDS encoding class I SAM-dependent methyltransferase codes for MKKTIADHAARFSEAAADYDDEQNSEEYEACAGLVIRRAGPAGSDTVLDLGTGTGAIALALADEAGQVVGRDVSEGMLEQARGKAADRGTENVEFGYGEFRDPGYDGDAQIVTSNFALHHLADEEKREAIETWAGLDGGTTPSRSDSVGPRRIVLGDVMFFGEPDPEEPFYSPEVDDPATVGTLVDYFTDAGYAVTQVDRVHDQVGVITAERVVSGGRES; via the coding sequence GTGAAGAAGACGATCGCTGACCACGCGGCGCGGTTCTCCGAGGCCGCCGCCGACTACGACGACGAGCAGAACAGCGAGGAGTACGAGGCGTGCGCCGGGCTGGTCATCCGCCGCGCGGGGCCCGCCGGGAGCGACACGGTGCTCGATCTCGGCACGGGAACCGGGGCCATCGCGCTGGCGCTGGCCGACGAGGCCGGTCAGGTCGTCGGGCGCGACGTGAGCGAGGGGATGCTGGAACAGGCGAGAGGGAAGGCGGCCGATCGAGGGACCGAGAACGTCGAGTTCGGCTACGGCGAGTTTCGCGACCCGGGGTACGACGGCGACGCGCAGATCGTCACCTCGAACTTCGCGCTGCATCACCTCGCGGACGAGGAGAAGCGCGAGGCGATCGAGACGTGGGCGGGCCTCGACGGCGGGACGACGCCCAGCCGGAGCGACTCGGTCGGCCCGCGGCGGATCGTCCTCGGCGACGTGATGTTCTTCGGCGAGCCCGATCCCGAGGAACCGTTCTACAGCCCCGAGGTCGACGACCCCGCGACCGTCGGGACGCTCGTCGACTACTTCACCGACGCCGGCTACGCCGTGACGCAGGTGGACCGCGTGCACGACCAGGTCGGGGTGATCACCGCCGAGCGCGTCGTCTCCGGCGGCCGGGAGTCGTGA
- a CDS encoding RNase P subunit p30 family protein, with translation MTASDPGPYETAYARPDGDATAARLAQTARRYGYDGLVIRTRETEFDADALRERYDVDVVPAVEVVADEPPSASGAVGNFRPDYPLVLVRGGTDALNRFAVEQDRVDVLAAPLSGEGGFNHVLAKAAATHGTRVEFDLGPALRESGGRRVRALKGLRKLREIVGHYDAPYVVSARPTSHLEVRSPRELVALGAELGFTEEWIRDGLAEWGRLAARNRERLSAEFISPGVRVDRCEEDDR, from the coding sequence GTGACCGCGAGCGACCCGGGACCGTACGAGACCGCGTACGCCCGTCCCGACGGCGACGCGACGGCCGCCCGGCTCGCACAGACCGCGAGGCGATACGGCTACGACGGGCTCGTGATACGCACGCGCGAGACGGAGTTCGACGCCGACGCGCTCCGCGAGCGCTACGACGTGGACGTGGTGCCGGCGGTCGAGGTCGTCGCCGACGAGCCGCCATCCGCCAGCGGCGCGGTCGGGAACTTCCGGCCCGACTACCCCCTCGTGCTCGTGCGCGGCGGAACGGACGCGCTCAACCGCTTCGCCGTCGAGCAGGACCGCGTCGACGTGCTCGCGGCGCCGCTGTCGGGCGAGGGCGGGTTCAACCACGTGCTCGCGAAGGCCGCGGCGACACACGGCACGCGCGTGGAGTTCGATCTCGGCCCGGCGCTGCGCGAATCGGGCGGACGGCGGGTGCGCGCGCTGAAGGGTCTCCGGAAGCTCCGCGAGATCGTCGGCCACTACGACGCGCCGTACGTGGTGAGCGCGCGGCCGACCTCCCACCTCGAGGTGCGGTCGCCGCGGGAGCTGGTCGCCCTCGGCGCCGAGTTGGGGTTCACGGAGGAGTGGATCCGCGATGGGCTCGCGGAGTGGGGTCGGCTGGCGGCGCGCAACCGCGAGCGACTGTCCGCGGAGTTCATTTCCCCGGGGGTCCGAGTGGACCGGTGTGAAGAAGACGATCGCTGA
- a CDS encoding GNAT family N-acetyltransferase, with the protein MCDDRYDLRAGSPTVEEFQRLRALAGMSERPRAGIERGLPNSLFAVRAVDTEGDPDALGGGKPDVDNDTAGVDDWTTSVDDGTVVGMGRVVGDGGSVYHVCDMAVHPDHQRRGLGRRILDAIDRFVDDDAPAGAYVNLMADVDGFYEGAGYAETRPASKGMYRRVE; encoded by the coding sequence ATGTGCGACGATCGGTACGATCTGCGTGCGGGTTCGCCGACGGTCGAGGAATTCCAGCGGCTGCGGGCGCTCGCAGGCATGAGCGAGCGCCCGCGCGCGGGGATCGAGCGGGGGCTGCCGAACAGTCTCTTTGCGGTCCGCGCCGTCGACACCGAGGGCGATCCGGACGCGCTCGGCGGCGGGAAGCCGGATGTCGACAACGACACGGCCGGCGTCGATGACTGGACGACCAGCGTCGACGACGGCACGGTCGTCGGGATGGGCCGCGTCGTCGGCGACGGGGGATCGGTGTACCACGTCTGCGATATGGCGGTCCACCCGGATCACCAGCGCCGCGGGCTCGGACGCCGGATCCTGGACGCGATCGACCGGTTCGTCGACGACGACGCGCCCGCCGGCGCCTACGTGAACCTCATGGCTGACGTGGACGGCTTCTACGAGGGCGCCGGCTACGCGGAGACGCGGCCGGCGTCGAAGGGAATGTACCGCCGAGTGGAGTGA